One segment of Thermosynechococcus sp. HN-54 DNA contains the following:
- a CDS encoding aldehyde oxygenase (deformylating), giving the protein MTTATATPELDYHSDRYKDAYSRINAIVIEGEQEAHDNYMNLVKLLPQHQEELTRLAKMEARHRKGFEACGRNLSVTPDMEFAKAFFEKLHGNFQAALAEGKIATCLLIQALIIECFAIAAYNIYIPMADPFARKITEGVVKDEYTHLNFGEVWLKENFETVKGEIEEANRANLPLVWKMLNQVEADAKVLGMEKDALVEDFMIQYSGALENIGFTTREIMKMSVYGLTAA; this is encoded by the coding sequence ATGACAACGGCCACCGCCACCCCAGAACTGGACTACCATAGCGATCGCTACAAGGATGCCTACAGCCGCATCAACGCCATTGTCATTGAAGGCGAACAGGAAGCCCACGACAACTACATGAATTTAGTCAAACTGTTGCCTCAGCATCAAGAGGAACTCACCCGCCTCGCCAAAATGGAAGCTCGCCACAGAAAGGGGTTTGAAGCCTGCGGGCGCAACTTGAGTGTAACCCCCGATATGGAATTTGCCAAGGCATTCTTTGAAAAGCTGCACGGTAACTTTCAAGCAGCATTAGCGGAAGGGAAAATTGCCACTTGCCTTCTGATTCAAGCGCTGATCATCGAGTGTTTCGCGATCGCGGCCTACAACATCTATATCCCAATGGCTGATCCCTTTGCCCGCAAAATTACTGAGGGGGTGGTCAAGGATGAGTACACTCACCTGAACTTTGGCGAAGTCTGGCTAAAGGAAAACTTTGAAACCGTCAAAGGGGAAATCGAGGAGGCCAATCGCGCCAACTTGCCCTTGGTTTGGAAAATGCTCAACCAAGTGGAAGCCGATGCCAAGGTGCTTGGTATGGAAAAAGATGCCCTTGTGGAAGACTTCATGATTCAGTACAGCGGTGCCCTAGAAAATATCGGGTTTACCACCCGCGAGATTATGAAAATGTCGGTTTATGGCCTGACTGCGGCATAA
- a CDS encoding long-chain acyl-[acyl-carrier-protein] reductase, protein MFGLIGHLTNLEHAQAVAHQLGYPEYADQGLEFWCMAPPQIVDEITVTSVTGKTIYGKYVESCFLPEMLATQRVKAATRKIINAMAHAQKHNIDITALGGFSSIIFENFDLEKMSHVRNIELDFRRFTTGNTHTAYIICQQIEQAAPQVGIDLRQATVAVCGATGDIGSAVCRWLNTCLDVQDLLLVARNRDRLLELQAELGRGKILDLMDALPLADIVVWVASMPKGVELSVEQLKRPSLMIDGGYPKNMGTKIQHPEIHVLNGGIVEHALDIDWKIMEIVNMDVPSRQMFACFAEAMLLEFEGWHTNFSWGRNQITVEKMQQIGEVSRKHGFKPLLLNTQ, encoded by the coding sequence ATGTTTGGATTAATTGGTCATCTGACGAATCTGGAGCACGCTCAAGCCGTTGCCCATCAGCTAGGCTATCCTGAATACGCCGATCAAGGCTTGGAATTTTGGTGTATGGCACCGCCGCAGATCGTCGATGAGATTACGGTGACAAGCGTAACCGGCAAAACGATTTATGGAAAATACGTTGAGTCTTGCTTCTTGCCGGAAATGCTGGCGACACAGCGGGTGAAAGCGGCCACCCGCAAAATTATCAATGCCATGGCCCATGCCCAAAAGCACAACATTGACATTACGGCGTTGGGGGGCTTCTCCTCGATCATCTTTGAAAATTTTGATCTGGAGAAAATGTCCCACGTTCGTAATATCGAGCTAGACTTTCGCCGCTTTACAACGGGGAATACCCACACCGCTTACATCATCTGCCAACAAATTGAGCAGGCGGCGCCTCAGGTGGGGATTGATCTGCGCCAAGCCACGGTTGCCGTTTGTGGTGCCACGGGCGATATTGGCAGTGCCGTCTGCCGTTGGTTGAATACCTGTTTGGATGTGCAGGATCTCTTACTGGTAGCACGGAATCGCGATCGCCTGCTGGAGCTACAGGCCGAGCTGGGACGGGGGAAAATCCTAGACCTAATGGATGCGCTGCCCCTTGCAGATATTGTTGTCTGGGTGGCCAGTATGCCCAAAGGAGTCGAGCTGAGCGTTGAGCAGTTAAAACGCCCCTCGTTGATGATTGATGGCGGCTACCCGAAAAATATGGGCACCAAAATTCAGCACCCGGAGATTCATGTTCTCAATGGCGGCATTGTCGAGCACGCCCTCGATATTGACTGGAAAATTATGGAAATTGTGAATATGGATGTGCCCTCACGGCAGATGTTTGCCTGTTTTGCGGAAGCCATGCTTTTAGAGTTTGAGGGCTGGCACACCAATTTCTCTTGGGGGCGCAATCAAATTACGGTGGAAAAGATGCAGCAAATTGGTGAAGTCTCTCGCAAACACGGATTTAAGCCACTACTGTTGAACACTCAGTAA